The Mycobacterium haemophilum DSM 44634 sequence CCCCGTCACGGTCCACGTCGGCAATGACAACCCGGGCCCTCTCGGCCAAAAATCGCTCCGCCGTGGCGCAGCCGATACCTGAGGCCCCGCCGGTAACGATGGCCACCTTGCCAGCAAGTTCGTTGACCACCCAACGAGTTAATCGGCGCCGACCGCTTCACGTCAAGGTTCTCTGCGAAACCCGTTGTTGTCGAACCGATCAACGCAGTGGCCAGCATCAGCAGATGCCCCCATCACGCCACTGCCAGGGTCGGGTTGACCACCGTGGTGGTGCGTGTCCATCGGGTGACCACCGTGTCCGAGGACGCCGTTATCACGTCGGGCTCCGTCGGGTGTTCACCGCCGAGCAGTTGATGTTGGTTGCAGTACTCGTCGTTGTAGATGGTGTCGAAATAGCGTTGCGGGCCGTCGGGGAACACCGCGGCGATCGTGATGTCGGGCGGGAACGTGCGCGCTACCCAATCGGCGACCAAGGCCACCGCTCCGACGCTCCATCCGCCACTCGCATAGTGAGTGGCGGCCAGGGTGCGCGATGCCCAGACCGCTTCGGCGGGAGCAACCCAGTGCACTTCGTTGAACGCGCGGTAATCGACGTTGCTGGGATAGATGCTCGAGCCCAGCCCGCGCATCAGCCTGCTCGACGCTGGCTGCCCGAAGATGGTCGACCCGATGGTGTCCACACCGATCAACCTCATCTTTGGGTTGAACTCGCGCAACACCCGGGCCACGCCCGCTGAGTGTCCCCCGGTTCCCACAGAACACACCAGCACATCGACGCGCCCAAGCTGGGAGGCCAGCTCCAACGCCAGCGGCCGGTAAGCGTCGACATTGTCAGGGTTGTTGTACTGATTGGGATTCCAGGCCCCAGGGTTGGCCACCAGAAGCTGGGCAACCCGGTCTTTGCGTGCCTGCTGCCACCCGCCGACCGGGTGCGGTTCGGTGACCACCTCGACGCGGGCCCCGTAAGCGGTCAGCATCCGCTGGATGATCGGTTCCAGAACCGGGTCGGTGACCAACGTGACCGGGTGTCGGTAGACATTACCGGCCAGCGCGAGCCCCAATCCAAGTGTGCCGCTGGTTGATTCCACTATTGCAGCCCCAGGCGCCAGATCGCCTCGGGCGCGAGCCCGTTCCACCATGTGCATGGCGGGCCGGTCCTTCATGCCACCGGGATTGCATCCCTCCAGCTTGGCCCAAAAACCACGGTCAGCGGCGCCAAAGGAAGTGAAAGCCCCCGAGAGCCCGGATATCCAGAGCACCGGGGTGTTGCCAACCATAGTTCCCGGCTGGCGGTCCCGACCCGGTGTGAGGTGATATCCGTCGGGGACAAGGCGATACCGGTCTCGGGTCTGCCGCGACCCAATCGAGGCGATATGAGACCGGGCGGCAAGGAGTTTCCGCGAGTTGTTCGGGTCGCGGCCGTCGAAGGGCCAGATGTTGTTCATGGGTCGTCGCTTCTGCATCGGGCCACGAACTTCAGTCGCGGCAGTTTGATGTGGGTCAGCGGTCACCGGCCGCGGGAAATGGGCCCACGGTCTGGCGCTGACCGGTCAGCGACGAGCTAGGCAGAATCGAGTCAATAGGTCTTGTCCGGTGCGAACGCATGCCAGTGCGACTGGCGGGCCGCGCCCGCCCGGCACGACGAGGTTGGTGAGCGCAGCTGCGATGCTTGCGACCGCCAACACGACGACCGACACGATCGACGGGGTGGTCGACCTCGGCGGCACGGCTGTCACGAACTGGTCTGGGCACTCGAACTTCGAGTTGTCCGATAGGTGCGCATGGTTGACGTTGATTGCGAACTCACCACCAAGCGACATCGCCAACGGGTGTTTCAGGTGGCCTGCATGGGGCTGAGGCTGCAGGAACCCGCACTGCGCCCCGCTAATGACAAGCACCCATATCAGGGAGACCGCACCGAGCGATGATCGCGTCCACACCACCTGTCGGGCCTTCACGCGGCCCACTGTATACCCGTCAGGGGTATAGTGTAAAGCAGAGCTTTAAAGCCAGAATCCCATAGTCGCGGTTGCGATTAGCGCCGGACCTACGGACGAGAGACAAGGAGCGGTCAATGCCTGTGCTGCCCACGAGCGAGATGCCCTTCGACGGGGCGCGGCTCACCCGGCGCGGCTTCATCGCCGCGGGCATCGCCGGCGGATTCACGCTGGCCGCTTGCAGCCAAGCTACAACTCGGACGCCGCAGAGCGCGGCGGCCGCTGGAATGGCAGACGCGATTGCGGCCGCCGAGGCGGCCCGACCACACAGTGGGCACACCGTGACCGCGACCTTGGTCCCCCAACAGGCTGAGATCGACCTAGGTGGGGTGACCGCCCGGACACTGGCCTACGGAAACACCATTCCCGGACCGGTGATCCGGGCCAACATCGGCGACGAACTTGCGATCACCGTGACGAACCGGCTCGACCATCCGACCTCAGTCCACTGGCACGGCGTCGCACTACGCAACGACATGGACGGCGCCGAGCCGGCCACGCCGAGCATCCCGGCCGGCCGTAACTTCACTTATCGGTTCTCGGTGCCGAACGCGGGCACCTACTGGGCCCATCCGCACACTGGCCTGGACGCTGATATGGGGCTCTATCTACCGGTTATCGTCGACGATCCGACCGATCCGGGTCACTACGACGCCGAATGGATTGTCGTCATGGATGATTGGACCGACGGCGTCGGCAAGAGCCCGCAACAACTCTACGATGACCTGACCTCGCCCAACAAGCCGAGCATGCCCGAGATGCCGGGCGGCGACGTCGGGAAAAGTGACTTGCTCGGCGGCGACGCCGGCGACATCACCTACCCCTATTACCTGATCAACGGCCGAATCCCGGCGGCCGCGACGACATTCAAAGCGAAGCCGGGCCAGCGAATTCGGATCCGGTTCATCAACACCGGCTCCGACACCGCGTTTCGCGTTGCGCTGGCTGGGCATTCGATGACGGTCACGCACACCGACGGTTACCCCGTGGTTCCTACCCAGGTCGACGCCCTGTTAATCGGTATGGCCGAACGCTACGACGTCATCGTGACCGCCGCCGACGGCGTTTTCCCGCTGGTCGCATCCGCGGAAGGGAAAAACGCCGTTGCGCGTGCGTTACTCGTCACTGGGTCAGGCGGCATACCCGACCCTCAATTTCGGCCGGCAGAGCTCACCAAACGGATAGGTACCATCGAGATGTTCACCGCCGCAACGGCCGTCAACCTAGGGCCCGCCCAACCAAACCTGAATCTCGCGGTGGTCTTGGGTGGCAATATGATGCGGTACAACTGGACAATCAACGGCGAGCCGCTGCAGGTACAACTGGACCAACGGCCCACGTTGAAGTTCCATAACACCACCATGATGTGGCACCCAATGCACCTGCACGGCCATACCTTCCAGGTAATTAGGGCCGACGGTCGCCCCGGCGCCCGCAAGGATACGCTTATCGTGCTGCCGAACCAGAAGATCGATGCCGTGCTGGTTGCCGATAACCCAGGAACATGGATGTTCCACTGCCACAACACCTATCATCAAGAAGCCGGGATGCAGACCCTGCTGAACTACACTTTCAGTTGAACCGCGAAAGTACAGCTGGCTACGCTGTTACTTGGGAAACGTGTCGGTAGTTGCACCTTCGCCGGCAAAGTGGTGGACACGGACGGCCTCACTGCTTGAGGGGCAGCTCCACGCAGACGTGGGTGCCTGCGGGCGTATCGAGGAAGAAGAACACTCCGCCGGCGGCGTCCACGCGCGCCCGATGCGACGCCAAACCGATATGCCCCTCACCCAAACGGCGTGCCATCGTCTCACTGGTAACGCCCACACCGTCATCGGCCACGTCCAAAACGCAGACCCCATCGGTGATCCTGAGGGTGACCGACGCGTGGCTGGCCTGCGAGTGTTGCATCACATTGGACAACAGCTCACGCACCACGCCGAACACGATGGGATCGTTGGCACTGCGGACCGGGTAATCGATGTCGGTGCGCACCTCAATGCCCGACCGCTGTGCGGTGAAGGAGGCCAACTGCTCAACGGCAGCACCCAACCCGACCTGTTCCAGAACAGCCGGATGAAGCTCAAAGGTGGCCTGACGCAGTCGCTCCGAGGCGGTATGCAGACCGGCCAGGGCACGGCCGACCCGGTCATCGCCGGGCAACGTGGTATCCAGCTCGACAAGTTCCTGGCGCACAGCCAAGATGTCTTGCAGCGGTCCATCGTGAATAGCTTCAGAAACCCTGCGCTGCAGTACCTCCGAGGCCGTCATCGTCTGGGCCAGCAACTCCTCACGCAACGCACTCAGGCCCGCTATCGAATGCGCGTGCCGTTCCTCGATGCGGACGACCACGTAGGCCATGCAACAGAGGAATGCGTAGAGCACGAACCGAAAAATCGTCTCGTACCAGCCGATCACTCGCACCATGTCCGGGTCTTGGAGCACCGCGACCGCGAACCCCGCCATCGACAAGGTCAGCATCACCGCCGCCCGACGCGAGGACACATCAAGGCCCAACAGGATCGGCAGCAAGATCATGATCAGTAAGGGATAGATCCCGTCGGTGGACAGCACCTGAAAGCCGGTCAACATCACAATATCGAGGGCGATGAAAACAATGGGCTCCAGCCGGCCGACCCCGACCATCCGGCCCGCGCCGATCCGCCGACGGAAAGGAGCAAACGCCAATACCAGAGCCAATATTGCAATCAATGAGTACAGGACAATCCAACCGGTCTGCCACAGCCAGTCAGATCGGCGAGTGCCGATCACCATGGCAGCGACCATCATCGCCACCACGCCGACGCGAAGCACCGACGCGATTCGAAACGAGCGCAACCGGTAAACGGTACGCACCCGCTCCAGCTCTAGGTCCCTGGACACCACGGTAGAACCGTACTCATGGCGAGGGCCGTCCAACATCGTCGGCTTGCCGTACAGCGATTTGGCGTGCGCCCGGCCGGGCTCCCCGCAGCCACATCCGCCGGTGCCGGCTTTCCCATTGGGCACGCTCTGGAAACCCGCGCAGCTGCGCCGAGGACGATAGTGAACGGTTCGTTGCCGACGAACCGCTAAACTCGTCGCCATGGTCGGCGCGACGACGCCTGAAAAGGTGCGTGTGGTCGTAGGCGATGATCACCCGCTCTTTCGTGAAGGCGTGGTACGGGCGCTTTCGTTGAGTGGCTCGGTGAACGTCGTCGGCGAGGCAGACGACGGCGCAACCGCGCTGGAATTGATCAAGGCGCACCTGCCCGATGTTGCGTTGCTGGACTACCGGATGCCCGGCATGGATGGCGCACAGGTGGCGGCGGCGGTGCGAAGCCACGAATTGCCGACCCGCGTGTTGCTGATTTCGGCTCACGATGAGTCGGCGATCGTGTATCAGGCGCTGCAGCAGGGCGCCGCGGGTTTCTTGTTGAAGGATTCGACGCGCACCGAGATCGTCAAGGCCGTACTCGATTGCGCGAAGGGCCGCGATGTGGTGGCGCCCTCGCTCGTCGGTGGGCTCGCCGGGGAAATCCGCCAGCGTGCAGCGCCAATCGCGCCAGTGCTCAGCGCACGCGAGCGGGAGGTGCTCAATCGTATTGCTCGAGGCCAAAGCATCCCTGCGATCGCAGCTGAGCTGTATGTGGCGCCGTCGACAGTCAAAACCCACGTGCAACGCCTATACGAAAAACTTGGGGTCAGCGATCGCGCGGCGGCCGTCGCCGAAGCAATGCGGCAAGGGCTGCTCGACTAACAGCGTCACTGGACGGGCTCCTTACTCCGACGTCGCTGTAGCGACGGTTGGCTCGGCATGATCAACCCCAACCGTCCACCTGCACTGCTTAAGGGGGAGCTCCACGCAGACGTGGGTGCCTGCGGGCGTATCGAGGAAAATGAACGCTCCGCCGGCGGCGTCCACGCGCGCCCGATGCGACGCCAAACCGATATGTCCCTCGCCCAAACGGCGTGCCATCGTCTCACTGGTAACGCCCACACCGTCATCGGCCACGTCCAAAACGCAGACCTCATCGGTGGTCCTGAGGGTGACCGACGCGTGGCGGGCCTGCGAATGCTTTTCCACGTTGGACAGTAACTCGCGCACCACGCCGAACACGATGGGATCGTTGGCACTGCGGACCGGGTAATCGATGTCGGTGCGCACCTCAATGCCCGACCGCTGCGTGGTGAAGGAGGCCAACTGCTCAACGGCAGCACCCAACCCGACCTGTTCCAGAACAGCCGGATGAAGCTCAAAGGTGGCCTGGCGCAGTCGCTTCGAGGCGGTATGCAGAGCAGCTAGGGCGCGGCCGACTCGGTCATCGCCGGGCAACGTGGTATCCAGCTCGACAAGTTCCTGGCGCACAGCCAAGATGTCTTGCAGCGGTCCATCGTGAATAGCTTCAGAAACCCTGCGCTGCAGTACCTCCGAGGCCGTCATCGTCTGGGCCAGCAACTCCTCACGCAACGCACTCAGGCTCGCCACCGAATGCGCGCGCCGATCCTCGATACGAACGACCACGTAGGCCGTGCCGCACAGAAATGCGTACACCATGAACCGGAATATTGAATTGGGCCAGCCGATCACTCGCACCATATCCGGGTCTTCGAGCACCGCGATCGCAAACCCCGCCAGGGCGAAGACCAGCAGCACCGCCGCCCGACGCGCGCGTACATCAAGGCCCAACAGGATCGGTAGCAAGGTCATGACCAGTAAGGGATAGATCCCGTCGGTGGACAGCAACTGAAAGCCGGTCAACATCACAATGTCGAGGACGGTGAAAACAACGAGACCGCTCGGACACGTGCTGATCGGTCCACGGAATCGAGCAAACGCCAACAGCAGCGTCACTAGCGTAGCCAATGCGTACAACACGATCCAAACGATCTGCCGGGGCCATTCACACCGGCGAGTGCCGATCACCATGGCAGCGACCATCATCGCCACCACACCGATACGAAGCACCGACGCGATTCGAAACGAGCGCAACCGGTAAACGGTACCCACCCGATCCAGATCTATGTGGCTTATGACCCCCACTCGGCTACTCTACTGGTGCCGCCCGGTATTCCGCTCGGTAAGCCAGCCAAGAAATCTGCGATCGCTGCTAGTTAGAAACGCATGGGCAGGGCGGAATGGCTCACGCACATAATCCCAATCGGAGGGCTCAGGTTCACCTCAGATTAGACAAATAGTTCGTTCGTTTCGCCGCACCCGCGAGTCCCGCTGACCATTCACTGGTGTGGCGGCATCACCGATATCCCCACCTCGATGTCGGCGCATCCGGACGCCGAGTTAGCGAGCGACGCGATGAAGATAGCCGCCGCGGTGCGTGGTGGACGCGCTGCGATCGAGGGCGTGATCTTCCATAGTGACCGCGGATCTACTTACACCGCAAATGGTTTCATGAATCTATGCCGCAGGCTCGGGTACGACAGTCGATGGGACGCGTTGGGGTCGTGCTTCGACAACGCCGCTTCCGAGGCGTTTTTCTCCACCCTCGAACACGAGGTATCACCGCCTGGTGCGACGAGTTCTACAACACCCGATGTCGGCACAGCTCAGCCTGGTTGCTACCACCCGTCGACTACGAGGAAACCGCGACCATCCGACCGGAGGCGGCATAACGGAAGCCTTCACGTTTTTCAGGGGAAGCCCTGTTCTACGAGGTAGCGGTCGCGGCGGTTGGATTCCTCCGCGGCACCAGCCCGGAGTACTGCCGGAACGTCCACAACTTGCCCTGATACCCAGACACAAAGTTGCCGCGGGTGAACGGGAACTCCCCCGGCGACGGAGGCTCCGTGCTGGTATCCCCCGGGCCGTACACCGGCACGAGCTGACCAGGCCGAATCGAAAGGACGCCGGGCCGCCGGGTGATCGCCGATGTGCCTGATGTGTGGCGTTTAGTGTGGGCCTGAGGCACATTGTTGTTGGGCCACCTGCAGGATCGAGCCCGCGGTCAAAAATGCGCGTTTATCGCGGTCGGTAGCCAGAATGGGCAGGTTGGCGGCGCATCGCAGCACCATCAGGGCCAGCGCGCTGTGGGTCGTATACGAGATGATCAGTAGGTTAGCGCGAGCATGCGTGCCGCTGACGGTCATTATGTGCTGGCGTTTGCGTTCCCATCCCGGCCAGTTGAGGTCGGGTGGTCGTTGCAGCGGTGACCAGTTGACGTTGATGGAGGTGATTTCTCCGAGCAAGGGACTCAGGACCGCGATAAGGTTCGGCAATTCATTGGTGATGCGATCGGCACGTGGCCACCACGCGCCGTCGATGTCGCGGCCGAGTTCACGAGCCAGCGTTAGCCGGATGGGATTGGCTTGGCGCCGGCCTCTGATCGGATAAGTCATCGCGGCTGCTCCTGTCGGCACCGGGTACACCGGATGATCACGGTGACACCCCTGCTGCGCGCGGCAGCCGGACTCAGGACGTCTAGGTGTCGCGTCATCGTTAGTGCCGCATAATCCACGGGCGGTCCCTTCACGGTTGGCATCATCTGTCCCGCGGGCGCGCGGCAGATGTAGGGTGGACCACCGTTGACATCGAAGCTGCTCACGTTTGACGGTACTCCGCCAGCATCGTGTCGCCGACAGCCCCGTGGCAACTTCTCAGGTGACCAGTGACAATGCGCAAGCGCGGCGCAGCTTTCCCGACGGCGTCTTGGGGATCGCGCCCGGGGCCAGTACCACCACATTGCGTGGCCGCGCCGCCACTTCGCTGACGACTTCGTGAGCGACCTCATGCTTGATGCGCCGCACCTGTGCGGGGTCGTCGAAGAAGCTCGATTCGACCGCCACGGCAAACGATTCCCGGGAATGACTCGCGTCGAGTCGCACGGCCGCGACACAACCCGCCCGCACGCCGGCGACCCGCCCGGCAGCGCGTTCCACGTCGGTGGGATAGATGTTGCGTCCGGCCATGATAATCACGTCTTTGGCCCGGCCACAGACCACGATGTGGTCCTGCTCAGTCAGGTATCCCAGATCTCCGGTGCTGAACCAACCCTGGTCGTCTTGGACGGCCACGAAACCTCCTGCCGTGACATACCCAGATGTCACGGCATCGCCGCGCACTTCAATGAGTCCCACGCCGCGGGTCGGCTGAAGGGCGCCGTCCTCATCGACGATGCGGGCCTGTATACCGTGCAGCACTGGCCCCAATGTGGCCAGCCGACGGGTGTTGCCGGTGGTGGCAGGCACTGCTTGGCGTAGCACCGCGAGCATATCGGCGTCGACCTCGTCAATGATGAGTCCGTTGCCGCATTGCGAAAACGACACCGCCACAGTGGTTTCGGCCATCCCGTAGGCCGGCAAGATCGCCTCGGGACGCAGCCCAAACGGCGCTGCAGCCGCACAGAGATCCTCAACATCGGCCGGTTCGACCTGTTCAGCACCCGACAACGCCCACCGCAACGACGATAGATCAAAATCACCAAGCCTGGCATGCCGGCGCAACCGCTTCGCCAGCAGTGTGTAGGCGAAGTTCGGCGCTGCGGTCATCGTCGCATCATATTTGTCGATCAACTTGGGCCACAACAAGATATCGTCCATGAAGTCGATCGGTGTGACCTTGACCAACTCGCCGCCGAACAACATCGGCATCGTCAAAAATCCGGTCATACCCATGTCATGAAATAGCGGCAACCAACTCACGATCACATCGGTATCGATGTCGTAGTGGGCACCGACGAACATCGCCTCAGCGTTCGAGATCACATTCGCGTGGGTAATCGCCACCGCTTTAGCACAACCTGTCGAGCCCGACGTCAACTGCAAGAGCGCAAGGTCATCCTCACCACTGCCCACCACCTCAATCGGTGCGGCGCCCAGAAGCTCGGCAATCGTCACCACCCGCACGCCGTGTGCGGCCAATACCGCCACCACAGCCATGAACGGATCCGACACGATCACCACCGTCGCCTCGATCATGGTGATCACCGCCAATGTGTCCTGTGCCCACATCTGCAGATCAGTACGCGGCGTCGGCTGCTGCAACATCGTCAAACACGCGCCACACAACCACACGCCTTGCGCAGTCGGCGCAATCTCTACTGGGGCGCCGGCCAATACACCCACCCGATCACCCGGACCGACGCCCAACGAGGCTAAACCACCCGCCACCTGCCGAGCCCGCTGATGAACTTCGCCCCAGCTCGATCGAACCGGCGCACCAGGCTCACCGGTAACCAGGCCACGAGTACTCGACTGAGCACTGCTAAGCATCGACTCAACGAATCTGCTCAAACGCCATCTCCCACACCCCGGCCGATTTACAGACCAGCTTCAGCCAACTCGGGACATATGAGGTGACAGCGTCACACTATCAGCCGGGTACTACCCCAACCAGCGCACGCAAGACAGACGCGAAAATCCCGGGCGGGCGCACCGCTGGCGAACCAGCCCTGCCTGGCGACACGCACTTACCGATCGGACGCTACCCGCTCGACCCCGATCCGGGGTACGGTGGCAGGAAACGAGCCAAGGACGGGCGGCATGGTCATGCAGGACTGGTGGGAAGCGCCCGAGATTCACCCGTCGCAGATCCGAGTCGGTGACCTCATTGGCACCAAGCAGCCAACCCAGCTGCGCTACACCGTCAAGCTGATCAGCGGCCCGCAAACAACTCCACGGCAATGGACATTTTTTGGCCGAGACACCGAGGGCCTACAGCACACAAGCACGTTCGGAGAAGACGACGTCGTCCGCAGGTACATCAAAGCGTCCTGACAACGTCCTACCATGCCGTCGACGAGCTGTACAAGGGGACGCTCGGCCCATGAGGCACGACCCAGAATTGCTGCCGCACTTCGCAACAACGCGCGCACGGCGATCACGCTAGTCGACCGATACGTTCAGGATTGGGTGATCGACTCCGGCACCGGGACCATCGAAGTGCCACCACTCACCGGCGTACACACTCAACCCACCGGCGCTCATCGCGGCCCGCAAATGGGCACGATTCGCCTGAGCTTCGGCAGTGACGCCCTGGGTCGCAAATGCCTTTGCCCCCGAAGAGAAGTCGTCGAAATCTGTTCCCATGTCGCCAAGGCACAGGCCGCCCTCTTGCCGTTCGGCCGGGCACTGTTGTTGCGCACTTGCGAATGTCACGTCCACCGAACGCCCCACCTCGTGGCTGTGGGCATACCGGCCCGGTGGCGCCACCCAGGCTGGGTTCGAAACCACATCGAACAGCTTTACCTGGACGTCATGCGGCCGGTAGCAGTCCCAGAAGACGAACACCTGCCCCCGCGGACGCAACACGGCGGCGGCAGCCGCGAGACCTTGAGCCATGGATTGGTGTACCAGGCATCGGGCATCGGCAGGGTACAACCGCGCGCCGGTGACGTTGCGCGGCGTCGCATAACGCAGATCGATGATTGCATCTGGAACCACGCTCCGAACGTCGACGAACCCGGCCGCGCGCGCCGCGGCGCTCACTGGCGGCACGCGAGGACCTGAGGGAACCGTTGTGTCGGCGGGCTGGACCGGCACGGCCGTGACGGTCCTGGACTGCGATGAAAAGCCAGAAGAACCTCGGCTACCGTGCACGGCGTCACAGGCAGCAGCCGAAACGGCAACCAATCCAGCGACCATCGCCAGCAGGCGGAATCGCCACACCATACGCATGTAAGCATTGTCCTGGTTCACGGAGCCGAAGAGAAACTGCGGCAGATTGTCCGGGCTAGTCGGCACTAAGCTCAGCACGGGCCGGTGATGTCACCGTCGACATAGCGCTGCAGGTTCGGCGCCATCGCCGCCACCACGTCGTCGTCGGACATCGACGCGATCGGCTCGATCTTCCAGACATACCGCAACAGCGCAAAGCCGATCAGCTGGCTGGCGATCAAACCACTGCGGCGCAGCCGTTCGCCGTCGTCGTCCCCCAGGGTTGAGCCGCCTATCAGGCCGCTTTCGACTACCAACCGCAGCTTTTCGCGGGTCCTGGTCTCGTGGGCCGCGGTCAGCACCACTGCCCGGAGCACGGGACCGACGTCCTCGTCAGACCAGCTAGCTAGCACGTTGCGCAGCAGTTGCCTTCCCAGATCGGCCTTCGGCATCGCCCATGTCTTGGCGACCGCGTCCAGCCATTTCTGCGGCGGCGCGGTGGCGGCGTCGAGCAGGCCCTCCTTGGAGCCGAAGTAGTGGTAGATGAGCGCCGGGTCGACGTCCGCGGCACGGGCGACGGCGCGGATTGCCGTACCGGCCCAGCCATGTTCGGCGAACTCATCGCGGGCCGCGGCCAGGATGCGCGCGGCCAGCACGCCACGCTCGTCGCGGGGACCCGGGGGAACTGATCGCGTCGCCATCACCTCACCATATCGCTAATTTCATCTTGCGTTGAAACTAGTTTCAACATATCGTGAAACTATGATCGCCATGCTTAACGGCCCGCAAACCACCGGACGGACGTACCGAAACCTCAGCGAGCCGCAGTACACGTCCCGCAGCGACAACAACACGGCGATCACCATGCGCGACGGCACCGAGCTTTTGGCCGATGTCCACCGGCCCGATTCCGACGGCCGCTTCCCCGCGCTGCTGGCCGCCTCTCCCTACCCGCGGCAAGTGCAGAACTTAGGTGCCCCAGCCGGATTTATCGAGGCAGGCGTGACGGACTTCTGGGTGCCGCGTGGCTATGCGCACGTCATCGCCAACGTGCGCGGAACCTGCGGATCCGGCGGGACCTTCGGCTTGTTCGACGCTCAGGAACGTCGGGATATGCACGATCTGGTCGAGTGGGTCGCGGCTCAACCCTGGTGCGACGGCAACGTCGGCATGATCGGCATCAGCTACTTCGCGATGACCCAGCTCGAGGCAGCCGTCGAGCGCCCGCCGCACCTCAAGGCGATCTTTCCCGTCGCCGTTACATCGGACATGTATGAGGGCGCCAACCACCACGGGCTAATGAGCTCGTCCTTCGTCACACCGTTCCTCGCGATGGTCGGTCTGACTTCCGAGCGCAGCGACAAATTGTGGCGCAGCAGGCTCGTCGCACTGGCTCGACGTGTGCTGAACAGCCCACGGCTGCATAAGAAGTTCGGAACCATGAACGGTGAGGCGGCGGTGACGATGCTGCGCCAACTAATCAAGCTGCCACACAATCCGCATCCGTGGGACGAGCTATGGCAAGAGGTAGCGGTCAGGCGACCAACCCGCGACCAATGGTGGGATCAGCGAAATCTATTGCCGCTATTGAAGGAAATCAATATTCCGGTGTACCTCGGGTGCGACTGGGAGAATGTTCCGCTACACCTTCCGTCGACATTTGTCACGTGGAAAGGGCTGTTGCACAACGGATGTGTGAGGATGAGCCTGCTCGACAAGTTCGGACTGACCTGGCCATGGGAAAGCCTGCACATCGAGGCGCTGGCCTGGTACGACCATTGGCTGAAGGGCCGCGACACTGGGATCATTGACGGACCACCGATCCGATACTTCCTGCCCGGCGCCGACCAGTGGCGCACCGCTGACACCTGGCCGCCGTCCGACGCCGCACATCGTGAACTGGCGCTGCGCGCCGACGGCGCCTTGGATGAAGCCGAGGGCGAGCCGGGAAGCCGTGAGTTCATGGTTCTGGGATCCGGGCTCGGGCGGGTCAAGCCCAGCAAGATCGATCCGCCTTCGACGCTGACCTGGACCAGCGCGCCGCTGAGCCAGGACATGGATATGGTTGGCGACATCGAGTTGCGGCTAGTCGCATCGGCGACGGCGATCGACACCGCCTGGATCGCGACGCTGCAGGACGTCGCGCCTGACGGGGAAGCCTCTGCAGTGACGGCAGGCTGGTTGCGTGCCAGCATGCGTGAAGTCGACGAGGCGGCCAGCCGGCCCGGCGCACCGATATTGCCGTGTCGGAACCCACACGCAGTACCGTTGGGCGAGGACGTCGTCTATCGAATCCCGTTGGTTCCCAACGCTCGACGATTCAAGGCCGGCCACCGCATTCGACTGGTGCTAAGCAGCGATGACCAGGACC is a genomic window containing:
- a CDS encoding TetR family transcriptional regulator, which codes for MATRSVPPGPRDERGVLAARILAAARDEFAEHGWAGTAIRAVARAADVDPALIYHYFGSKEGLLDAATAPPQKWLDAVAKTWAMPKADLGRQLLRNVLASWSDEDVGPVLRAVVLTAAHETRTREKLRLVVESGLIGGSTLGDDDGERLRRSGLIASQLIGFALLRYVWKIEPIASMSDDDVVAAMAPNLQRYVDGDITGPC
- a CDS encoding M15 family metallopeptidase — encoded protein: MRMVWRFRLLAMVAGLVAVSAAACDAVHGSRGSSGFSSQSRTVTAVPVQPADTTVPSGPRVPPVSAAARAAGFVDVRSVVPDAIIDLRYATPRNVTGARLYPADARCLVHQSMAQGLAAAAAVLRPRGQVFVFWDCYRPHDVQVKLFDVVSNPAWVAPPGRYAHSHEVGRSVDVTFASAQQQCPAERQEGGLCLGDMGTDFDDFSSGAKAFATQGVTAEAQANRAHLRAAMSAGGLSVYAGEWWHFDGPGAGVDHPILNVSVD
- a CDS encoding fatty acyl-AMP ligase encodes the protein MSRFVESMLSSAQSSTRGLVTGEPGAPVRSSWGEVHQRARQVAGGLASLGVGPGDRVGVLAGAPVEIAPTAQGVWLCGACLTMLQQPTPRTDLQMWAQDTLAVITMIEATVVIVSDPFMAVVAVLAAHGVRVVTIAELLGAAPIEVVGSGEDDLALLQLTSGSTGCAKAVAITHANVISNAEAMFVGAHYDIDTDVIVSWLPLFHDMGMTGFLTMPMLFGGELVKVTPIDFMDDILLWPKLIDKYDATMTAAPNFAYTLLAKRLRRHARLGDFDLSSLRWALSGAEQVEPADVEDLCAAAAPFGLRPEAILPAYGMAETTVAVSFSQCGNGLIIDEVDADMLAVLRQAVPATTGNTRRLATLGPVLHGIQARIVDEDGALQPTRGVGLIEVRGDAVTSGYVTAGGFVAVQDDQGWFSTGDLGYLTEQDHIVVCGRAKDVIIMAGRNIYPTDVERAAGRVAGVRAGCVAAVRLDASHSRESFAVAVESSFFDDPAQVRRIKHEVAHEVVSEVAARPRNVVVLAPGAIPKTPSGKLRRACALSLVT
- a CDS encoding DUF5994 family protein, which translates into the protein MTYPIRGRRQANPIRLTLARELGRDIDGAWWPRADRITNELPNLIAVLSPLLGEITSINVNWSPLQRPPDLNWPGWERKRQHIMTVSGTHARANLLIISYTTHSALALMVLRCAANLPILATDRDKRAFLTAGSILQVAQQQCASGPH
- a CDS encoding CocE/NonD family hydrolase, giving the protein MIAMLNGPQTTGRTYRNLSEPQYTSRSDNNTAITMRDGTELLADVHRPDSDGRFPALLAASPYPRQVQNLGAPAGFIEAGVTDFWVPRGYAHVIANVRGTCGSGGTFGLFDAQERRDMHDLVEWVAAQPWCDGNVGMIGISYFAMTQLEAAVERPPHLKAIFPVAVTSDMYEGANHHGLMSSSFVTPFLAMVGLTSERSDKLWRSRLVALARRVLNSPRLHKKFGTMNGEAAVTMLRQLIKLPHNPHPWDELWQEVAVRRPTRDQWWDQRNLLPLLKEINIPVYLGCDWENVPLHLPSTFVTWKGLLHNGCVRMSLLDKFGLTWPWESLHIEALAWYDHWLKGRDTGIIDGPPIRYFLPGADQWRTADTWPPSDAAHRELALRADGALDEAEGEPGSREFMVLGSGLGRVKPSKIDPPSTLTWTSAPLSQDMDMVGDIELRLVASATAIDTAWIATLQDVAPDGEASAVTAGWLRASMREVDEAASRPGAPILPCRNPHAVPLGEDVVYRIPLVPNARRFKAGHRIRLVLSSDDQDPSTPAIMNFRHASVGTSSLNTVHSSSRLLIPATPLAN